Proteins encoded in a region of the Trichomycterus rosablanca isolate fTriRos1 chromosome 26, fTriRos1.hap1, whole genome shotgun sequence genome:
- the aatf gene encoding protein AATF: MAASISQQLADLLNPLPNFADPEDDQNEETKAKLVDKFDEGGDEALQPGALRKQNATFLADTDKRYRGKVTSRKELRIELEGSDDYEDEEEIGNELDKLMGGEEDDGEDDGSDDAEDEEDDDDEDDLSEDADDGSQVSSLISKMKSADLTFPKDTDFTKLTEGMDDLGESEDDDNDDEEEEEDSNDEVESEEGSGEEEDDDDSGGVMTFSKEKVEEVVEKGKAVKNQLALWDLLLEGRIKMQKALLTANQLPQPDTFPEFRSRGGAEFAGALKNSHKALKALQRSLVELQDLLLYQNPETRSITLNKTPGKESKSEQDEEINSDDAIEEDDDEERPVGKNAPPKRKLDVAQYPEFMAKRFAAFQPYRDATLQKWYDKTRLTTGKTNKGFGSFERNILTQVEQVLMDKERLLRRTQTRRSDYRVLGKPETTAVTAQSSTTEPEATDQALKANVHLKDLDEEIFDDDDFYHQLLRELIERKTSAADPNDQVAMGRQWLAIQKLRSKIKRKVDTKASKGRKVRFHIHSKLVNFMAPIDRSTMSDEARSELYRSLFVSYPGC, from the exons ATGGCAGCGTCCATATCGCAGCAGCTAGCGGATTTATTGAATCCTTTACCGAATTTCGCGGATCCGGAGGACGATCAGAATGAAG AAACGAAAGCCAAACTCGTAGACAAATTTGATGAAGGTGGTGATGAAGCTCTTCAGCCTGGAGCTCTGCGAAAACAAAACGCCACATTCCTGGCGGATACAGATAAACGGTACCGTGGCAAAGTGACTTCACGCAAGGAGCTACGCATCGAGTTAGAGGGCTCTG atgATTACGAGGATGAAGAAGAAATAGGAAATGAACTGGATAAACTGATGGGCGGCGAGGAAGATGACGGCGAAGACGATGGAAGCGACGACGCTGAGGATGAAGAAGATGACGACGATGAAGACGATCTCTCGGAAGACGCCGACGACGGCTCACAGGTCTCCAGCTTGATCTCGAAGATGAAGAGTGCTGACCTGACGTTCCCTAAAGACACCGACTTTACCAAACTCACCGAGGGGATGGATGACCTGGGAGAAAGCGAGGACGACGACAATgacgatgaggaggaggaggaagacaGCAATGATGAAGTAGAGTCTGAAGAAGGCTCGGGAGAGGAGGAGGACGATGACGACTCCGGGGGTGTCATGACCTTCTCAAAGGAAAAGGTGGAGGAAGTGGTTGAGAAGGGCAAAGCCGTGAAAAATCAGCTCG ctctttgggacctgttaCTGGAAGGACGAATCAAAATGCAGAAAGCCCTGCTGACAGCCAATCAGCTTCCGCAACCGGACACCTTTCCAGAGTTCAGGAGTAGAGGAGGTGCGGAGTTCGCCGGGGCGCTGAAGAACA GTCACAAAGCCCTGAAAGCTCTGCAGAGATCTTTAGTGGAGCTGCAGGATCTGCTGCTGTATCAGAACCCTGAAACAAGAAGCATCACACTGAACAAAACACCCGGAAAAGAGAG TAAATCAGAACAAGATGAAGAGATAAACAGTGACGATGCGATTGAGGAAGACGACGATGAAGAAAGGCCGGTGGGTAAAAACGCGCCCCCTAAGCGGAAGCTGGACGTGGCTCAGTACCCCGAATTCATGGCCAAGCGCTTTGCAGCATTTCAGCCATATCGAGACGCCACCCTGCAGAAATGGTACGACAAGACACGGCTCACCACCGGCAAAACCAACAAG GGTTTCGGCTCATTCGAGAGGAACATCCTGACTCAGGTGGAGCAGGTTCTGATGGATAAGGAGCGACTGTTGAGACGAACACAGACGCGCAGATCTGATTACAGAGTTCTGGGTAAACCAGAGACGACCGCCGTCACCGCACAGTCCAGCACCACAGAGCCTGAG GCAACTGACCAAGCTCTGAAAGCTAATGTTCACCTGAAGGATCTGGATGAGGAGATCTTCGACGACGATGACTTCTATCATCAG CTTCTTCGAGAGCTGATCGAGCGCAAGACCAGCGCAGCCGATCCTAACGACCAAGTCGCCATGGGCAG GCAGTGGCTGGCCATCCAGAAGCTCCGTAGCAAGATCAAGAGGAAAGTGGACACCAAAGCCAGCAAGGGCCGGAAAGTCAG ATTCCACATCCACAGTAAGCTGGTGAATTTTATGGCACCTATTGACCGCAGTACCATGAGCGACGAAGCCCG GTCGGAGCTGTATCGATCTCTGTTTGTATCTTATCCCGGCTGCTGA